The Anopheles merus strain MAF unplaced genomic scaffold, AmerM5.1 LNR4000743, whole genome shotgun sequence genome includes the window ACAGTGTAATGACCACCGGCAATCAGACACCCCAGCACTAAAGGCACCATCCACGCCCGTAATGAGCCATAGCGCGTTATTAAATTCACACAATTCGTCATAATGTTGCCGATCAACAATTACTCTACGAATGACCGAGCTCGGAAGGGCTCGATATTGCATAAGGGTAAGCCTTTCcttcactgcactgcacttGTGCTTGCCGCGTTACCGTCACAGACTATTCGAAACCCGTCCGGAATGCGTACGATCCGTCGTTAGGTGTACACTCTCTACACGTTTGCGATCATTTCTATCGAGCCTCTTATCGGATGCGTGGTCGCGATACGATACGTTTCCAGTCTGGCCGCAGTCTGCACGGCGCTTGCAAAGAAGTGAACCGTTGCCACCAACCTGCCGCACGGTACTGAGCAAGGCGCTGGTAATGCTGCTCCGAGCCAAGGCCTCACGCGCACGCTGCTCTTGAACGACGGACGTGCGCACGGTTTCCATTTCCCTCCTGAGGTGATCTGAGACGGTTTCCCCACCCGAGCGGATTAAGAGGAGCAAGTAAAAACTACCCTCTGCCCTACTCCCAGCTGCCTCTGAGATGGACTTGCTGACTAGACTCATGCACTTTCATGCGCTTTCCGTGTAAACATgaattttggggttttttttaagttgtgCGTTGTCTTACTTTTTTCAACACTTGCCATCAGGATGCCACCTGAATACTAATCGGCGGCACGCTAACTTCCGTTAGAGAGCGCTGCTACGATTTCGCTAAGTTCACTCACGTTTGACCTTCGGCATTAACCGTATTGGGTATTATTGAATTTGAAATTCCCGCTAGAAAGGCCTTCCTTGGGACCAAAAGCCCGGAAGTCCCGCCGATCCACGTAGGCGCCCGCCGTATGGTTCGGAAGACATTTCCTGAACCAATTCTAATTCATTCAACGTTAGCAGCAATAAATCTGTCCAGCTGGTGTGTCCCGGCGCCAAAGAAATTCGCACCAGCAGGTGCCCAGGGCACGTGGCAGCCGGGCTGCCGCAACTCGCCAGGCGCATGCTCTTGTTACAAAATTATAATCGCCATCGGTCGCGAGAGGAAACGTGCACATGAAAATCGTAAGTTATCCAATTACCCGCCCGTCTCcaaatcaaacatcaaaccgCCCTCCTCATAATGCTCATAATGGCGCTAGTTCCGCTTCACCTGGAACTTCACGGGTTTGTaacgcgtgtgcgtgtgtgtgtttgtggagtTTGAAGTCAACGCTGGCTCGGCTGCTAAATCATACGCTCGAGACACGGGGTACTCGGTCTCCATCTACCAAACCGTGATTGCGGAAAGAGCGCCAACGAGTACTGCGGCATTTTCTTGGGTCGCCAGCAGCGTTTCGCGGAAAACTCGTTCATCTTCGCTGCACGATGGTGGGGAGTTGGACGCGCACTCGCCCCCcgcgcgttttgttttgcgtgcCGTCCTGCTGTCGCCGTTGTTCCGGCAGCATCTCTCGCGCCGGGTCGTGCCATAAACCAGCAACCGTCTCGTCTTTGTTTGTCTTGATTTGGCCCACTCCTGGTCGCGCACTGCTGTTGCGTAATGGGCTTAATTCGAATTAAACCGGCGTGCGCCAACCAGTTTCCATGCGTTTTGCGTTCCCTTTCGGGTGTGCTTGCtgcttttttctccccttcATTCACGGCTATCATATTCGCATGGAGGGAAAAGTTGCCCCACTAAACGTTGCCTGAACGTTCGTGAGTGTACATCACGGTTTTCGGACGAATGGAGTGCAGATGCACGACAGCGGCGAGGGGCCAGGAAATATACTGTTGCTGTGAGTGTACGGgaactggtttttttttgtatctgcGTAAGGTTAGCGTGAGGCTGTGCAAATATAGGTTGATAGTGCGAAATGTACAAGTTTCAGTTCGCGGGCTCCATTTAATAAATTGTCCGTCTAATAGCTGTTTGAATGGCTGCGCACGGCGTGAGCTAATCTTGTCGGTTAATTGAAATTGACACATTATCACAACAAGCAAACGAAAGTGTTTTAAGACGATTGAGGATCTGGTTGACTTCGAAAGCATGTCGCAAATGTTACCCAAAAATACTTAAACATCATAACGACTAATCAAAAAGCATGTCTAATGCAACAAACTTAAAAAAACCAGTCATTTCGGTTTAAGGTATTTTATTGATTAGAATATTGAAATTCATGTCGAGACACAGCACACCCCCCGTTCCCGCTTCCCCATTGATTAGCTTCTTCCGGCGGACGAGTTTCGCGTCGTGTTTTTTCGCGAGCTACGCTTGTGCGTGCTTCGGTCGCTGTCCCGGTCCTTCATTGCTTTCGGGTCCATCCCCGTCTCGATAATGGAATTGCTTTCCCGCATCAGCAGGCTGGCCGCAGCCGGCGAACAGAGATCATTCCGATTCAGCATGATCGCATTGGTGCACATGAGCAGTAAGTCGCGCTGAAACTCGGCCGTCGTCCGAATGTTCCCGTTCTCGATGTTGCGCTTGATCTGGGGCAAATCCATCGGCCGATAGATCAGGTGAGCCGTTTGATCCTCTGGCAGTGGTTTCTGGAACGCAGCCGCGTTCTTCGACGACGCGATCTTCGAGTAAACCGCCAGTATTGACTTCTTCCACACCCGGTAGTCCCGATCCTCGCTCGAGGCGGGCGAACCCGGTATGGAGTCCATCACCGGCGTGGACGAGTAGCTTCGTTTCATTTTCTCGTTCGGCTCATCGTCCTGCACCACGAACGGGCTTTCCgagcgatcgcgatcgcgcaGCTTCCGCAGCGAACGGCCCTCTGTTTCCTCGCTTCGCGAATGACCCGCCAGGTCGTCGCGCAGCTTCTGTGCCTCGTCGGCCAGCCGGCGCCGCGAATAGTCGCGCTTCGCCTTGCCGATCTTCATCTCGATCAGTGAATCGTCATCGGTATCCGTCACCGTCAGCACGGGATCATCAGCGGGTGGTTTTTTCACCGGAGGCTCCACTTCTTTCACCTCCTCCGGTTCCTCGATCGTTTCCTGCGCATCGACAAACACCTCATCCTCCGATACGTGCTTCTCCTCTTTGGCCTTCCTGGTCGACAGCTGGACGATCGGTTCCTCGTCGTCCTTAAAGTCGTACTCGGCGGCAAGCTTTTCCATCGCTTCCTTCTTTGCCTTCGCCTCATCGGTGCATGGGGAGCTGGGTTCAACTTTCACTGCTTCCGATTTCACATCCTTCGGCAAAGCATTCGTTTCCAGCGGCGTGTGCTTTTCTGGCTCTGCCGCAGCTGGCAACGGTTTACTAGCCACCGGTTCGGTGTCCTCTTTCGAAGATACTTTATCATGACTCGCGGGCGCACTTTCCGACGTAACTTCCAGCGATGCTAGCGGTTTGTCGTCGGAATCTTCATCCTCCTCCATCGCTGTGGGTCCATTGTTCGGGCTCACCCTACCGTCTCGCTCCTCAaactcttcctcttccttggCAGAATCTGACACGACGATCACACTTTCCGGCTGCTCTTGGCCGCTCGACTCCTCGCCGGTGTCTTTGTTGTCGTCACTGGATGGATCATTCGTCGCGGGAGAATTACTGGTGCTGTCCTCGATGGGAATTATTTCCACCTTAGCGTCGCTCGCCTCTTGACTCACTTGCTCATTCGCGGGCTGTGCAACAGTCGACTGCTGATCGACAGTTAACTTTTCGCTCGAAACTGTATCTTTCACATCCCCATTCGTGCCTTCCTCCTTTGGCTCACTTTTACTGGTTTCCAGcactggcggtggtggtggtggtgctgctgctgctgccgctgtgctgctgctgccgctgttgcTACTGGCACTGCTACCACAGGAGTGGCGGATGAAGCGATTGTTGGTGGAGATTTAGGACGTTCCACCGAGGGTGCCTCGTTTTTTGAAACCGTTTCAGCAACATTTTCCTCCACCATTTCCGCCATCGACACGTCTTCCGTGTCCGCCATCAGTCCGATGTCCTTATCCTTCAAGTTGTCTTCCTCCATGATTGAATCGACTACATTCTTCAGATCGACGTCCTCCAGTATCATGCCACTCTCTTCATTTAAAATCTCATCCaaatcgtccggaatcagaTCTTCCAACACGTCCATCAGATCCTTCGCGGGATCTGCGTTGTCTTCGCTGTCCATCTCTGTGAAGAGCGCTTCGGACTTTGGGCCGCTTGACTCGTCCGTTTTAGATGCTGTGGCACCTTCCATATTGCTGCCATCTTCcttattttctaattttatcGTCTGCGGTTCTTTTCCATCGAACATGTTTGTGGATGCGGCGATAGCTTCCTGCTTGATGGTAACACCAAGCTGCGCATCCAGCTCAATCCCGCTAAGTGATCCAGCAGCACTGGCTGCCGGTGAGGAAGTCGCTTTGACGGAGCTTCCCGTACCACCTGTAAGCAGATTTGTGATGGTTGGCGATGCCACCGTCCGTTGTCCCGTGGATGGCGAATTTGCCGATACACCGGAACCCCTTGCCTCGCCGGATGTTTTCAGCAGAGACGTTAGCAAAGGAGAAGTGCCGGACTTACATGACCCTTGACTGTCCTCGTCGGTTTCGTCCTTAATTTTTATCGGTGGCGTGGGTGCTTTAGTAGCTGTCGGCGAGTTCGGGTACATCGGACGCCACTGACGCTCGAGCTCGAGCTTCTTCTCCTCCCGCTCCTTCAGCCATTGGGCGTGCTGTATCTGTTCCTTCTCCTTCTGTGCCTTTTCCTGCTCGATCTGTTTCCACATTTCGCGCAACTTTTTCTCATCCGTAACACCGCTCTGTATCAGTATGATGTCCTCCTTCACCTTGATGTACTGCTGCGTTTCCTCCTGGATCGTTTTCTTCAGCTCGATTATGCGCTCCTGCGTTAACTTCCGGAGGATGGATTCGCCCGGCGTTTCGACCGCCGCAACGCCGTCCCGCTCGGAAGCGGTCCGTTTCTTTCGCTTCGGCGTTTCGACATTCTCCAGCAGCTTGCCGTACTGGGCGGCACAGGACTTCTGCGCAAACCAATCGTTCGGTCGGTTCGCACCGCACAGCATCTTCAGCGACCGGCTCACCGACATCCAGTTCTGGTCGCCGCTACACGCAACCGACGAGGCGAGGCAGAGTTTCTCCCTAGTCGACCACTTATCCAGCGGCACCCGCTTCATCTGAAGCCGCTCCTGTATCGAACTCATGGCTGCAAAGAAGAGCGATTGTTGTAAGCTTTTCGGACACTTGCGGCCATCCGCGCTGTTACATTTCACTCACTTCCGTCCGCTATTTCGCTCTGGCACAGGCAAGTTCGTTCTTCCACCGTAGTACCTGCACtattcaaacattttacaAGCACTATCGAATACGAAATAATGGCCCTTAAATGCTAATTTCACCCAAAACATAGGTAAATAGCAATACAAAAACTATTTCTCTAGCCCGACGccgcaaaacgtaaacaagagAATGCGCTGGGCAAAGCGATGGAAGAAATTATTACCtttcgctcattttctcaGGCTTCTCCCTTCGCCCTACAGCAAATCTGTCacg containing:
- the LOC121602975 gene encoding LOW QUALITY PROTEIN: bromodomain-containing protein 8-like (The sequence of the model RefSeq protein was modified relative to this genomic sequence to represent the inferred CDS: deleted 2 bases in 1 codon) codes for the protein MSSIQERLQMKRVPLDKWSTREKLCLASSVACSGDQNWMSVSRSLKMLCGANRPNDWFAQKSCAAQYGKLLENVETPKRKKRTASERDGVAAVETPGESILRKLTQERIIELKKTIQEETQQYIKVKEDIILIQSGVTDEKKLREMWKQIEQEKAQKEKEQIQHAQWLKEREEKKLELERQWRPMYPNSPTATKAPTPPIKIKDETDEDSQGSCKSGTSPLLTSLLKTSGEARGSGVSANSPSTGQRTVASPTITNLLTGGTGSSVKATSSPAASAAGSLSGIELDAQLGVTIKQEAIAASTNMFDGKEPQTIKLENKEDGSNMEGATASKTDESSGPKSEALFTEMDSEDNADPAKDLMDVLEDLIPDDLDEILNEESGMILEDVDLKNVVDSIMEEDNLKDKDIGLMADTEDVSMAEMVEENVAETVSKNEAPSVERPKSPPTIASSATPVVAVPVATAAAAAAAAAAAPPPPPPVLETSKSEPKEEGTNGDVKDTVSSEKLTVDQQSTVAQPANEQVSQEASDAKVEIIPIEDSTSNSPATNDPSSDDNKDTGEESSGQEQPESVIVVSDSAKEEEEFEERDGRVSPNNGPTAMEEDEDSDDKPLASLEVTSESAPASHDKVSSKEDTEPVASKPLPAAAEPEKHTPLETNALPKDVKSEAVKVEPSSPCTDEAKAKKEAMEKLAAEYDFKDDEEPIVQLSTRKAKEEKHVSEDEVFVDAQETIEEPEEVKEVEPPVKKPPADDPVLTVTDTDDDSLIEMKIGKAKRDYSRRRLADEAQKLRDDLAGHSRSEETEGRSLRKLRDRDRSESPFVVQDDEPNEKMKRSYSSTPVMDSIPGSPASSEDRDYRVWKKSILAVYSKIASSKNAAAFQKPLPEDQTAHLIYRPMDLPQIKRNIENGNIRTTAEFQRDLLLMCTNAIMLNRNDLCSPAAASLLMRESNSIIETGMDPKAMKDRDSDRSTHKRSSRKNTTRNSSAGRS